A region of the Meiothermus sp. Pnk-1 genome:
GTAAAATACACGACGCATATTCTAACCGGATCACCGGACTTAATGGAAAAAATAGAAAATAATTCTAATCTCCGGAAAGAATGGATCAACGCCAATTTGGAATTTATAAAGAAAGAATTCGGAGAAAAAAACATAGTCCGGTTTTCAATCCATCGCGATGAGAAAACCATGCACATACACGCTGTAACCGTACCATTGACCAATGACGGCAGACTTTCAGCCAGAGAATTATTAGGAAATCCGAAAGAAATGAGCCAACGCCAGGATCGCTATGCGGACCAGATGAAATCATTCGGATTCCAACGAGGAATAAAAGCAACTGGTGTCAAACATGAAGATGCAA
Encoded here:
- the mobV gene encoding MobV family relaxase encodes the protein MEKIENNSNLRKEWINANLEFIKKEFGEKNIVRFSIHRDEKTMHIHAVTVPLTNDGRLSARELLGNPKEMSQRQDRYADQMKSFGFQRGIKATGVKHEDAKTYYARIKQAQNSISQNDFKPEKNLLGVYKSESVEEMQNVLKSQKTALKSKDLEIAKLKEQQKKDSEFKI